Proteins encoded together in one Physeter macrocephalus isolate SW-GA unplaced genomic scaffold, ASM283717v5 random_189, whole genome shotgun sequence window:
- the CEL gene encoding bile salt-activated lipase, which produces MGRWEPVVLGLACCLAVASAAKLGAVYTEGGFVKGVNKKLGLLGNYVDIFKGIPYAAAPKALENPQRHPGWKGTLKAKDFKRRCLQATITQDSTYGKEDCLYLNIWVPQGRKEVSRNLPVMVWIYGGAFLMGSSQGANFLSNYLYDGEEIATRGNVIVVSFNYRVGPLGFLSTGDSNLPGNYGLRDQHMAIAWVKRNIAAFGGDPDNITIFGESAGGASVSLQTLSPYNKGLIRRAISQSGVALCPWAIQKNPLFWAQRIAEKVGCPLNDTGRMAGCLKLTDPRALTLAYQLPLQTGTEYPLLHYLGFLPVIDGDFLPSDPIDLYANAADVDYIAGTNDMDGHLFASVEMPAINKNKQAITEADFYKMVSGFTIAKGPRGANATFDFYTKPWAQDSSQETKKKTVVHFETDVLFLMPTETAVAKHKTNAKSAKTYSYLFSQPSRMPFYPRWMGADHADDLQYVFGKPFTTPLGYRPQDRTVSKAMIAYWTNFARTGDPNMGHSAVPTHWYPYTLESGNYLEINKKMDGSSMKQHLRTSYLQYWTEIYQALPAPPAGDSADTPAPPAGDSEDTPAPPAGGSEDTPAPPAGGSGATPAPPAGGSGATPAPPAGDSEVAQMPIVIGF; this is translated from the exons ATGGGGCGCTGGGAGCCGGTGGTCTTGGGCCTCGCCTGCTGCCTGGCTGTAGCGAGTGCGGCAAAG CTGGGCGCCGTGTACACGGAGGGCGGCTTCGTGAAAGGCGTCAACAAGAAGCTGGGCCTCCTTGGCAACTACGTCGACATCTTCAAGGGCATCCCCTATGCCGCCGCCCCCAAGGCCCTGGAGAACCCCCAGCGGCACCCCGGCTGGAAAG GAACCCTGAAGGCCAAGGACTTCAAGAGGCGATGCCtgcaggccaccatcacccaggaCAGCACCTACGGGAAAGAAGACTGCCTCTACCTCAACATCTGGGTCCCCCAGGGCAGGAAGGAAG TCTCCCGGAACCTGCCCGTCATGGTCTGGATCTACGGAGGTGCCTTCCTCATGGGGTCCAGCCAAGGGGCCAACTTCCTCAGCAACTACCTGTACGACGGGGAGGAGATCGCCACTCGGGGCAACGTCATCGTGGTCAGTTTCAACTACCGCGTCGGCCCCCTGGGCTTCCTCAGCACCGGGGACTCCAACCTGCCAG gtAACTATGGCCTTCGGGACCAGCACATGGCCATCGCTTGGGTGAAGAGGAACATCGCAGCCTTTGGGGGAGACCCTGACAACATCACCATCTTTGGGGAATCAGCCGGAGGTGCCAGCGTCTCTCTGCAG ACCCTCTCTCCCTACAACAAGGGCCTCATCAGGCGAGCCATCAGCCAGAGCGGGGTGGCGCTGTGCCCCTGGGCCATCCAGAAGAACCCCCTCTTCTGGGCCCAAAGG atCGCAGAGAAGGTGGGCTGCCCCTTGAACGATACTGGCAGGATGGCCGGGTGTCTGAAGCTCACCGACCCCCGTGCCCTGACATTGGCCTATCAGCTGCCCCTGCAAACAGGCACGGAGT acccCTTGCTGCACTATCTGGGCTTCCTCCCTGTCATCGACGGAGATTTCCTCCCCAGCGACCCCATCGACCTGTACGCCAATGCTGCGGACGTCGACTACATAGCGGGCACCAACGACATGGACGGCCACCTCTTTGCCAGCGTCGAGATGCCAGCCATCAATAAGAACAAACAGGCCATCACAGA GGCGGACTTCTACAAGATGGTCAGCGGGTTCACCATCGCCAAGGGGCCCAGAGGTGCCAACGCCACCTTTGACTTCTACACCAAGCCCTGGGCGCAAGACTCGTCCCAGGAGACCAAGAAGAAGACCGTGGTGCACTTTGAGACCGACGTCCTCTTCCTGATGCCCACGGAGACCGCCGTGGCCAAGCACAAGACCAACGCCAA GAGCGCCAAGACGTACAGCTACCTATTCTCCCAGCCGTCTCGGATGCCCTTCTACCCCCGCTGGATGGGGGCTGACCATGCAGACGACCTCCAGTACGTCTTCGGGAAGCCCTTTACCACCCCGCTGGGCTACCGGCCCCAAGACAGGACCGTCTCCAAGGCCATGATCGCCTACTGGACCAACTTTGCCAGAACTGG GGACCCTAACATGGGCCACTCAGCTGTGCCCACACACTGGTACCCCTACACCCTGGAAAGTGGCAACTACCTGGAAATCAACAAGAAGATGGATGGCAGCTCCATGAAACAGCACCTGAGGACCAGTTACCTGCAGTACTGGACCGAGATCTACCAGGCACTGCCCGCGCCCCCCGCGGGCGACTCTGCGGAcacccccgcgccccccgcgGGCGACTCTGAGGAcacccccgcgccccccgcgGGCGGCTCTGAGGAcacccccgcgccccccgcgGGCGGCTCTGGGGCcacccccgcgccccccgcgGGCGGCTCTGGGGCcacccccgcgccccccgcgGGCGACTCTGAGGTGGCTCAGATGCCCATAGTCATTGGCTTCTAA